The following coding sequences lie in one Psychrobacter arenosus genomic window:
- the alc gene encoding allantoicase has protein sequence MSHSAGQPGQVILPNNLPETLPEFVKKTNVADSRLGAKALFSTDDFFAPKDRLLKPELPVFIVAEFDDNGKWMDGWETRRKRHLGYDYTVIQLARPTKIKGVDIDTSHFTGNYPPSASIDALYAPELMQKSDAELASVSQEEWDKQAWQPLVGMTPLQGNSHEFVETDGEQTVTHVRLNIYPDGGVARLRIYGDIQLDSSNAGDETIDLVGALNGGRAIASNDAHFGGVENLLLPTKAPNMGEGWETRRRREPGNDWCIIALGQPGIVESIEIDTAYFKGNFPDQVSIQAVYAPDTPEATLITQSMFWDTMLEPQAVTAHNVHTFDNLVSDKPITHIRVNIFPDGGISRVRVYGKVAK, from the coding sequence ATGAGCCATTCAGCTGGACAACCAGGTCAAGTCATTTTACCGAACAACCTACCTGAGACTCTGCCAGAGTTTGTGAAAAAAACCAACGTTGCCGACAGTCGTCTTGGTGCTAAAGCCCTGTTCTCTACTGATGACTTCTTTGCGCCAAAAGACCGTTTATTAAAACCTGAACTGCCTGTCTTCATCGTTGCTGAATTCGATGACAATGGTAAGTGGATGGACGGTTGGGAGACGCGTCGTAAGCGTCATCTAGGCTATGACTATACTGTCATTCAATTGGCGCGCCCAACCAAAATCAAAGGTGTCGATATCGATACCAGTCACTTTACGGGCAACTACCCGCCTTCTGCTAGCATCGACGCTTTATATGCGCCTGAGCTGATGCAAAAGAGTGATGCTGAATTAGCTAGCGTGAGCCAAGAAGAGTGGGATAAGCAAGCTTGGCAGCCATTAGTGGGCATGACGCCACTACAAGGTAACTCACACGAATTTGTGGAAACCGATGGCGAGCAAACTGTGACTCACGTGCGTCTAAACATCTATCCAGATGGTGGTGTCGCCCGTCTTCGCATTTATGGTGATATCCAATTAGACAGCAGCAATGCTGGTGATGAGACTATCGACTTGGTCGGTGCGCTAAACGGTGGCCGTGCTATCGCTTCAAACGACGCGCATTTCGGTGGCGTAGAAAACTTACTGCTACCGACCAAAGCTCCTAACATGGGTGAAGGTTGGGAGACTCGTCGTCGCCGTGAGCCTGGTAACGACTGGTGTATCATTGCGTTAGGTCAACCTGGTATCGTTGAGTCTATCGAAATTGATACGGCTTACTTTAAAGGTAACTTCCCAGACCAAGTCTCTATCCAAGCGGTCTATGCACCAGATACACCTGAAGCAACGCTAATCACGCAAAGCATGTTCTGGGATACTATGCTGGAGCCACAAGCGGTCACAGCGCATAACGTGCATACTTTTGATAATCTAGTGAGCGACAAGCCCATTACCCACATTCGCGTAAATATCTTCCCAGATGGTGGTATTAGCCGTGTGCGTGTCTATGGTAAAGTAGCTAAATAA
- the puuE gene encoding allantoinase PuuE — protein sequence MSNQKFKHINSTFDPATYPRDLKGYGGNPPKAKWPGGAKIAVQFVLNIEEGAENSVIHGDGHSERFLSDILGTPEFNNRHQSIESAFEYGSRVGVWRVLDVFKEYGLPLTTFTCAAAAERTPHIIDRVLEDGHEIASHGLRWITYQDMYRETEREHIRRATEIFETMLGKQPKGWYTGRDSPNTRELVVEQGGYTYDSDSYGDELPYWLNVKTAQGDQIVRKPHLVIPYSLETNDMRFASSPGFTHAAPFYQYLKDSFDTLYEEGATTPKMLSIGLHCRMIGRAGRIKALKQFLQYISEKPDVWVCRRDEIARHWYENHPATENNTANWL from the coding sequence ATGTCAAATCAAAAATTTAAACATATCAACAGTACCTTTGATCCTGCTACCTATCCGCGTGACCTTAAAGGCTACGGCGGCAACCCACCCAAGGCTAAATGGCCAGGTGGCGCCAAGATTGCGGTACAGTTTGTTTTAAATATCGAAGAAGGCGCCGAAAATAGCGTCATCCATGGCGATGGTCATTCTGAGCGTTTCTTATCGGATATTTTAGGCACCCCAGAATTTAATAATCGTCATCAATCAATTGAGTCGGCTTTTGAATATGGCAGTCGTGTAGGCGTTTGGCGTGTGCTAGATGTGTTTAAAGAATATGGTCTACCGCTTACGACTTTTACTTGTGCTGCTGCCGCTGAAAGAACACCGCATATCATCGATCGCGTGCTAGAAGACGGCCACGAAATTGCCAGCCATGGTCTGCGCTGGATTACTTACCAAGACATGTACCGTGAGACCGAGCGCGAGCATATCCGCCGGGCGACTGAAATCTTTGAAACGATGTTAGGCAAACAACCTAAAGGTTGGTATACCGGTCGTGATAGCCCGAATACCCGTGAGTTGGTCGTCGAGCAAGGTGGCTATACTTATGACTCAGACTCTTATGGCGATGAGTTGCCGTACTGGCTGAACGTAAAGACCGCTCAAGGCGATCAAATCGTGCGTAAGCCGCACCTGGTCATTCCTTATTCGCTAGAAACCAATGATATGCGCTTTGCCTCAAGCCCTGGCTTTACCCATGCTGCGCCGTTTTATCAGTATCTAAAAGACAGCTTTGACACCCTTTACGAAGAAGGGGCTACTACTCCAAAAATGCTATCTATCGGCTTACATTGCCGCATGATTGGCCGCGCTGGTCGTATCAAAGCCTTGAAGCAATTCTTACAATATATCAGTGAAAAGCCTGATGTCTGGGTGTGTCGCCGTGATGAGATTGCTCGTCATTGGTACGAGAACCACCCTGCTACCGAAAACAATACGGCCAATTGGCTATAA
- a CDS encoding NCS1 family nucleobase:cation symporter-1, which yields MSSDRELEVRNTDSRLYNEDLAPLPKSKRTWGWFEIFNVWSNDVQSLFGYTLAASLFLSYGLNGWWVMAAIMTAGLIVMLMVNLTGKPSVKYGIPFPVLIRASMGINGANLPAILRAIIGIFWYGVQTYFASTAVTILLTLIFGESSSSFLQLSATAWLAFVIVWVFQILLFWAGIEPIKRFLNWAGPLVYVVMIIMMAMVWYQSGSELIPAVSSIFSQNSTYEGSQIQAFTAIVGTMVAYFAAVVINFGDFSRFLRSEKDMKLGNLIGLPLNMAFFSFIALIITAGTLVLFGEPLTNPSDIVERVDALPLTIVSALTFFAATVGINMVANFIPPAYDLANLFPKHIDFKRGGLITAVIAFFVGALWVSAISQIGIVGFVNAIGAIIAPFFGILVVDYYLIKHQNLDMQELFNDQSTGIYYYQKGWNVKGIIAFALAAIFSIATVLVPILTKLEGYGFLIGAGLGGIIYWILMRNEK from the coding sequence ATGTCGTCTGACCGTGAGCTAGAAGTACGCAATACTGATTCTCGACTTTATAACGAAGACTTAGCCCCACTACCAAAATCAAAACGCACGTGGGGTTGGTTTGAAATATTTAACGTCTGGTCTAACGATGTTCAAAGCCTTTTTGGTTATACCCTAGCCGCCTCTTTATTCTTAAGTTATGGTTTAAATGGTTGGTGGGTCATGGCTGCTATCATGACTGCAGGCTTGATCGTGATGCTAATGGTGAACTTAACAGGCAAACCTAGTGTTAAGTATGGTATTCCATTTCCGGTTCTTATTAGAGCCAGCATGGGAATAAATGGCGCCAACTTACCAGCTATTTTGCGCGCTATTATTGGTATTTTTTGGTACGGTGTTCAGACCTATTTTGCTTCAACAGCTGTAACTATTCTGTTGACCTTAATATTTGGCGAATCTTCATCCAGCTTTTTGCAGCTTTCTGCTACTGCTTGGTTGGCCTTCGTTATTGTTTGGGTGTTTCAGATATTACTGTTCTGGGCGGGCATAGAACCCATCAAACGATTTTTGAACTGGGCAGGTCCTTTAGTTTATGTCGTTATGATAATTATGATGGCTATGGTGTGGTACCAGTCTGGCTCAGAGCTAATCCCTGCAGTAAGCTCTATTTTTTCGCAAAACAGTACTTATGAAGGTAGTCAGATCCAAGCATTTACGGCCATTGTTGGGACGATGGTCGCTTATTTTGCAGCTGTAGTAATCAACTTTGGTGATTTTTCCCGCTTTTTACGCAGTGAAAAAGATATGAAATTGGGTAACCTTATTGGTTTGCCATTAAATATGGCCTTTTTCTCCTTTATTGCGCTAATTATTACAGCAGGAACCTTAGTATTATTTGGCGAGCCGTTAACCAACCCTTCAGATATTGTAGAGCGGGTTGATGCTTTACCGCTAACCATAGTTTCTGCATTAACATTTTTTGCGGCAACGGTAGGGATTAATATGGTAGCTAACTTTATCCCACCAGCTTATGATTTAGCGAACCTTTTCCCAAAACATATTGATTTTAAAAGGGGTGGTTTGATCACGGCAGTCATCGCTTTTTTCGTTGGTGCTCTTTGGGTTTCAGCTATTAGTCAAATTGGGATTGTAGGTTTCGTAAATGCTATTGGCGCTATTATTGCCCCTTTCTTTGGCATTTTGGTAGTAGATTATTATTTGATAAAGCATCAGAATTTAGATATGCAAGAGCTTTTTAACGATCAATCTACAGGCATTTATTACTATCAAAAAGGTTGGAATGTTAAAGGGATTATAGCTTTTGCATTGGCTGCTATATTTTCTATTGCAACCGTATTAGTTCCTATTCTAACTAAGCTAGAGGGTTATGGGTTCCTAATAGGAGCCGGATTAGGTGGTATTATCTATTGGATACTAATGAGAAATGAAAAATAG